Proteins encoded together in one Kutzneria kofuensis window:
- a CDS encoding ABC transporter substrate-binding protein yields the protein MRTKLGLLAAAVAAATAVTACSSAASSGSSGSGGDGLSAPAASALDGKGETDITFWHAMTGTNGETLKKLTDQFNAANQGKIKVTLAFKNNYDDTLSAYKNALKGGELPDLLQVYDIGTQFMIDSKATVPAQSFIDVDSYDVSDIQPNIAGYYSIDNKLYSMPFNTSMPLLYINKDAFAKAGLDPNKPPATLDEIMADAKKLTVKDAGGNTTQYGFGASLYGWFLEQWTAVAGAQYCNPDNGRKGRATAANFASDNNVKLLTWWKDMVDQGLALKLDSDTKNGDSAFVAGKDAITLESTGSLGDFTKAGFQVGTGFYPKINASDAGGPIIGGASLWIVGKGKDDAHKRASWEFVKFLESKDSQATWHTSTGYFPVSKGALDTDVDKQWVAAKPQFQTAITQLQNTKLSTATQGCLFGVMPQVRKAAENAMQAAVLQGKDPKQALTDAANSLTQPIKDYNDSVK from the coding sequence GTGCGTACCAAGTTGGGGCTGCTGGCCGCCGCCGTCGCCGCGGCCACCGCCGTCACCGCGTGCAGCTCGGCCGCCAGCTCCGGGTCCTCCGGGTCCGGCGGCGACGGGCTGTCCGCGCCGGCCGCCAGCGCGCTGGACGGCAAGGGCGAAACGGACATCACGTTCTGGCACGCGATGACCGGGACCAACGGCGAGACGCTGAAGAAGCTCACCGACCAGTTCAACGCGGCCAACCAGGGCAAGATCAAGGTCACGCTGGCGTTCAAGAACAACTACGACGACACGCTGTCGGCGTACAAGAACGCGCTCAAGGGCGGCGAGCTGCCCGACCTGCTGCAGGTCTACGACATCGGCACCCAGTTCATGATCGACTCCAAGGCGACCGTGCCGGCGCAGTCGTTCATCGACGTCGACTCCTACGACGTGAGCGACATCCAGCCCAACATCGCCGGCTACTACTCGATCGACAACAAGCTGTACTCGATGCCGTTCAACACGTCGATGCCGCTGCTGTACATCAACAAGGACGCGTTCGCCAAGGCCGGGCTCGACCCGAACAAGCCGCCGGCCACGCTCGACGAGATCATGGCCGACGCCAAGAAGCTGACCGTCAAGGACGCCGGCGGCAACACCACGCAGTACGGCTTCGGCGCCTCGCTCTACGGCTGGTTCCTCGAGCAGTGGACGGCCGTGGCCGGAGCCCAGTACTGCAACCCCGACAACGGCCGCAAGGGCCGCGCCACCGCCGCCAACTTCGCGTCCGACAACAACGTGAAGCTGCTGACCTGGTGGAAGGACATGGTCGACCAGGGCCTGGCGCTCAAGCTGGACAGCGACACCAAGAACGGCGACTCCGCGTTCGTGGCCGGCAAGGACGCCATCACCCTGGAGTCCACCGGCTCGCTCGGCGACTTCACCAAGGCCGGCTTCCAGGTCGGCACCGGCTTCTACCCGAAGATCAACGCCTCCGACGCGGGCGGCCCGATCATCGGCGGCGCGTCGCTGTGGATCGTCGGCAAGGGCAAGGACGACGCCCACAAGCGGGCGTCCTGGGAGTTCGTGAAGTTCCTGGAGAGCAAGGACTCGCAGGCCACCTGGCACACGTCCACCGGCTACTTCCCGGTCAGCAAGGGCGCGCTGGACACCGACGTGGACAAGCAGTGGGTGGCGGCCAAGCCGCAGTTCCAGACGGCGATCACGCAGCTGCAGAACACCAAGCTTTCGACCGCGACCCAGGGCTGCCTGTTCGGCGTGATGCCGCAGGTGCGCAAGGCGGCGGAGAACGCCATGCAGGCGGCCGTGCTGCAGGGCAAGGACCCCAAGCAGGCCCTCACCGACGCCGCCAACTCCCTGACCCAGCCCATCAAGGACTACAACGACTCCGTCAAGTAG
- a CDS encoding carbohydrate ABC transporter permease: MSQSVISRWNPRELALTVLFLAPAVAGLGAFVIFPLFQAVYLATMGSDILGNPTRFVGFQHFEELFTPEFGAVLARTAGFTLMVVVAGVLLPMALAVPLSQRLPGMRIFRTLFTLPFAYSASAASVVWLLMLNPAMSPVNWVLQLIGVTAPGWTTDSGWALVTVAGVTVWMVSGFNLLVLAAGLAGLDEQVLEAARIDGASGVRNFTSIVLPMISPSLFFVIVTTTLTALQSLGQPQVMTDGGPNGATSTLVYSIFNQAFHNNNSNYGLASAQGLVLLIVGVLLAAVQFGVIERRVHYR; this comes from the coding sequence GTGTCACAGTCAGTCATCAGCCGCTGGAACCCGCGGGAGCTCGCGCTCACCGTGCTGTTCCTGGCGCCCGCGGTCGCCGGGCTCGGCGCCTTCGTGATCTTCCCGCTGTTCCAGGCGGTGTACCTGGCGACCATGGGCAGCGACATCCTCGGCAACCCCACCCGCTTCGTCGGCTTCCAGCACTTCGAGGAGCTGTTCACCCCCGAGTTCGGCGCGGTGCTGGCCCGCACGGCCGGCTTCACCCTGATGGTGGTGGTCGCCGGCGTGCTGCTGCCGATGGCCCTCGCGGTGCCGCTGAGCCAGCGGCTGCCCGGCATGCGGATCTTCCGCACCCTGTTCACGCTGCCGTTCGCCTACTCCGCGTCGGCGGCGTCGGTGGTGTGGCTGCTCATGCTCAACCCGGCGATGTCCCCGGTGAACTGGGTGCTGCAGCTGATCGGCGTGACGGCCCCCGGCTGGACCACCGACTCCGGCTGGGCGCTGGTCACGGTGGCCGGCGTGACGGTGTGGATGGTGTCCGGCTTCAACCTGCTGGTGCTCGCGGCGGGGCTGGCCGGGCTGGACGAGCAGGTGCTGGAGGCGGCCCGCATCGACGGCGCCAGCGGCGTCCGCAACTTCACCAGCATCGTGCTGCCGATGATCTCGCCCAGCCTGTTCTTCGTGATCGTCACGACCACACTGACCGCGCTGCAGAGCCTGGGCCAGCCGCAGGTGATGACCGACGGCGGCCCGAACGGCGCGACCAGCACGCTGGTCTACTCGATCTTCAACCAGGCGTTCCACAACAACAACAGCAACTACGGCCTGGCCAGCGCCCAGGGCCTGGTGCTGCTGATCGTCGGCGTGCTGCTGGCCGCGGTGCAGTTCGGCGTCATCGAGAGGCGGGTGCACTACCGGTGA
- a CDS encoding arginase family protein: protein MLELQSVAQRQGAVVPKSPWLPTGCQALAELAGRVLGLDVRRVPVRAGTSKLVGGIHNREVLMANRAFQAQALRHAQGPVLTIGGDCGVETVPLGFARKRFGPALGVLWFDAHGDLNTPATSPSGAYHGMALRHAFGEGDRDFVLDTPIVSRRVVLAGARALDPGEQAMIDRGLVHHVPIERDYDTSWVLDAVIASRAPQFYLHVDLDVLDPSEFPDVTCPVPGGLLISELVDAIRAVAAIRPIIGAGITECATDNPERLKVLVPILRAVGAALHAHSTALPVQPVPSRAHPVRQ, encoded by the coding sequence GTGCTGGAGTTGCAGTCCGTGGCCCAGCGTCAGGGCGCGGTCGTCCCGAAGTCCCCGTGGTTGCCTACCGGTTGCCAGGCGCTCGCCGAGCTCGCCGGCCGAGTGCTCGGCCTGGACGTGCGCAGAGTGCCGGTGCGCGCCGGCACGTCCAAACTCGTCGGCGGCATCCACAATCGCGAAGTGCTGATGGCCAACCGCGCGTTCCAGGCGCAGGCGCTCCGGCACGCGCAGGGGCCGGTGCTGACCATCGGCGGCGACTGTGGCGTCGAGACCGTGCCGCTCGGCTTTGCCCGCAAGCGTTTCGGGCCGGCGCTGGGCGTGCTGTGGTTCGACGCGCACGGTGATCTCAACACTCCGGCGACCTCGCCCTCCGGCGCTTACCACGGCATGGCCTTGCGCCACGCCTTCGGCGAGGGCGACCGCGACTTCGTGCTCGACACGCCGATCGTGTCCCGCCGCGTCGTGCTGGCCGGCGCCCGGGCGCTCGACCCCGGTGAGCAGGCCATGATCGACCGCGGGCTCGTCCACCACGTGCCGATCGAGCGCGACTACGACACCTCGTGGGTCCTCGACGCCGTGATCGCCTCCCGCGCGCCGCAGTTCTATCTGCACGTCGATCTCGACGTGCTGGACCCGAGCGAGTTCCCCGACGTGACCTGTCCGGTGCCCGGCGGGCTGCTGATCAGCGAGCTGGTGGACGCGATCCGGGCGGTGGCGGCGATCCGTCCGATCATCGGCGCCGGGATCACCGAGTGCGCCACCGACAATCCCGAGCGGCTGAAGGTGCTGGTGCCGATCCTGCGGGCGGTCGGGGCCGCGCTGCACGCCCACTCGACCGCGCTGCCGGTGCAGCCGGTGCCGTCGAGGGCCCATCCGGTACGCCAGTGA
- a CDS encoding M16 family metallopeptidase, which yields MIKETEVCGIRTLVAPGNGPLAAGLAFRVGCADEPLSRRGLTHLVEHLALHRHGLIEHDANAATGVTITHFFTSGSEQAVVSYLTSVCDSLRDLPLERIATEKTILRTEQAGRPHDSLLVWRYGAVGFGAAGYPEWGLEAITDADVRDWAATRFTRENAVLWIAGEVPEGLNLTLPSGSPQPLPELTSALPTTPAYFTEGSGKVTFSAIVERSARASLFAMVLERALFRALRTEDGNSYAVATAYMPRDGEHATITAMADALPEKQDAVLGGLIDVLAAFRVGRVDADELETVRDKASTSLDRPEAGKAILFTEAVDVLYGRTRASLTDFRAELAAVTVEDLRDMAVQAMDTLLLQVPRGNQADWAGFAEAPMWSEKATVGEKYPSLQNGDFSLVLGYDGVSMESPHGALTVRYRECVLMQCWPDGARRLVGPDGVSVSIEPTLHDVPERAIARLDKQIGDELKVWQPARPADRIPQPPAPAPVQPVMKVEIPLKAKLTLALIALLCPVLALVATAALVTSDNVGHALLHFALPAWGAFGAGAAAFRLAKALGYFGRDESDTRR from the coding sequence GTGATCAAGGAAACCGAGGTCTGCGGCATCCGGACCCTCGTCGCCCCGGGCAACGGGCCACTCGCGGCCGGCCTGGCCTTCCGCGTCGGCTGCGCGGACGAGCCGCTGTCCCGGCGCGGCCTGACACACCTGGTCGAGCACCTGGCGTTGCACCGGCACGGCCTGATCGAGCACGACGCCAACGCGGCCACCGGCGTCACCATCACGCACTTCTTCACCAGCGGCAGCGAGCAGGCCGTGGTGAGCTACCTGACCAGCGTCTGCGACTCGCTGCGTGACCTGCCGCTGGAGCGGATCGCCACGGAGAAGACGATCCTGCGCACCGAGCAGGCCGGTCGCCCGCACGACAGCCTGCTGGTCTGGCGGTACGGCGCGGTCGGCTTCGGCGCGGCGGGCTACCCGGAGTGGGGCCTGGAGGCGATCACCGACGCCGACGTGCGCGACTGGGCGGCGACCCGGTTCACGCGGGAGAACGCGGTGCTGTGGATCGCCGGCGAGGTGCCGGAGGGGTTGAACCTGACGCTGCCGTCCGGATCCCCGCAGCCGCTGCCGGAGCTGACCTCCGCCCTGCCGACCACGCCGGCGTACTTCACCGAAGGCAGCGGCAAGGTCACCTTCAGCGCGATCGTGGAACGGTCGGCGCGGGCGTCGCTGTTCGCGATGGTGTTGGAGCGGGCGCTGTTCCGGGCGCTGCGCACCGAGGACGGCAACTCCTACGCGGTCGCCACGGCGTACATGCCGCGGGACGGCGAGCACGCGACCATCACCGCGATGGCCGACGCGCTGCCGGAGAAGCAGGACGCGGTGCTCGGCGGACTGATCGACGTGCTGGCGGCGTTCCGCGTCGGCCGTGTCGACGCCGACGAGCTGGAAACGGTGCGGGACAAGGCGTCCACCTCGCTCGACCGGCCGGAAGCCGGCAAGGCGATCCTGTTCACCGAGGCCGTCGACGTCCTCTATGGCCGGACGCGGGCCTCGCTGACGGACTTCCGGGCCGAGCTGGCGGCGGTCACTGTCGAGGACCTGCGCGACATGGCCGTGCAGGCGATGGACACCCTGTTGTTGCAGGTCCCGCGGGGCAACCAGGCCGACTGGGCCGGCTTCGCCGAGGCGCCGATGTGGTCGGAGAAGGCCACCGTCGGCGAGAAGTACCCGTCGCTGCAGAACGGCGACTTCTCCCTCGTCCTCGGCTACGACGGCGTGAGCATGGAGTCCCCGCACGGCGCGCTGACCGTGCGGTACCGCGAGTGCGTGCTGATGCAGTGCTGGCCCGACGGGGCGCGCCGGCTGGTCGGCCCGGACGGCGTCAGCGTCAGCATCGAGCCGACCCTGCACGACGTGCCGGAGCGGGCGATCGCCCGGCTCGACAAGCAGATCGGCGACGAGCTCAAGGTGTGGCAGCCGGCCCGGCCGGCCGACCGGATCCCGCAGCCGCCGGCTCCGGCCCCGGTCCAGCCCGTGATGAAGGTCGAGATCCCGCTCAAGGCCAAGCTCACCCTCGCCCTCATCGCGCTGCTGTGTCCGGTGCTGGCGCTGGTGGCGACCGCCGCCCTGGTCACCAGCGACAACGTGGGGCACGCCCTGCTGCACTTCGCCCTGCCCGCCTGGGGCGCCTTCGGCGCCGGGGCGGCGGCCTTCCGTCTGGCCAAAGCCCTGGGCTACTTCGGCCGCGACGAGTCCGATACGCGACGATGA
- a CDS encoding carbohydrate ABC transporter permease, with translation MSRLNRPGRVTSTLTYVWLVVAAVVLLFPVLLTVLGGFLPSIDLLRQPPNLLGHYTVDSYLGALRQTVVPLLPAFGNSLFVGLVIMVAHLVTSCLAAYALVFLRTPLRTPLFWLFLATIMVPYEAIVVPNALFVRSLGIGDSRFALVLPFLANGFGVFLLRQAFRQFPGELRDAATIDGCGHFRFLFTILLPGCRPAIAALAVWSFLQGWNMYFWPLIISSTNNSLNTLQTAVFALRSNDSADPGLLLAGITITLLPTLLLVLFGQRWLVRGFTAGAVK, from the coding sequence GTGAGTCGACTCAACCGTCCCGGGCGCGTCACGAGCACGCTGACCTACGTCTGGCTGGTCGTGGCGGCGGTCGTGCTGCTGTTCCCGGTGCTGCTGACCGTGCTCGGCGGCTTCCTGCCGTCGATCGACCTGCTGCGCCAGCCGCCGAACCTGCTCGGCCACTACACCGTGGACAGCTACCTCGGCGCGCTGCGGCAGACCGTGGTGCCGCTGCTGCCGGCGTTCGGCAACTCGCTGTTCGTCGGCCTGGTGATCATGGTCGCGCACCTGGTCACCTCGTGCCTGGCCGCCTACGCGCTGGTGTTCCTGCGCACGCCGCTGCGGACCCCGCTGTTCTGGCTGTTCCTGGCCACGATCATGGTCCCGTACGAGGCGATCGTCGTGCCCAACGCGCTGTTCGTGCGCAGCCTGGGCATCGGCGACAGCCGGTTCGCGCTGGTGCTGCCGTTCCTGGCCAACGGGTTCGGGGTGTTCCTGCTGCGGCAGGCGTTCCGGCAGTTCCCGGGCGAGCTGCGGGACGCCGCCACCATCGACGGCTGCGGGCACTTCCGCTTCCTGTTCACCATCCTGCTTCCGGGCTGCCGGCCGGCGATCGCCGCGCTGGCCGTCTGGTCGTTCCTGCAGGGCTGGAACATGTACTTCTGGCCCTTGATCATCTCGTCCACCAACAACTCGCTGAACACCCTGCAGACCGCGGTGTTCGCCCTGCGCAGCAACGACAGCGCCGATCCGGGCCTGTTGCTGGCCGGCATCACGATCACGCTGCTGCCGACCCTGCTGCTCGTGCTGTTCGGCCAGCGCTGGCTGGTCCGCGGCTTCACGGCCGGGGCCGTGAAATGA
- a CDS encoding pyruvate carboxylase has product MFTKVLVANRGEIAIRAFRAAYELGAGTVAVFPHEDRNSLHRLKADEAYEIGEPGHPVRAYLSVDEIVEAARKAGADAIYPGYGFLSENPELASACAAAGITFVGPPTEVLELTGNKARAIAAAKAAGLPTLKSSEPSSDVDALLAAADEVGFPIFVKAVAGGGGRGMRRVTEPAQLRESIEAAMREAESAFGDPTVFLEQAVVQPRHIEVQILADGAGNVIHLYERDCSVQRRHQKVIELAPAPNLDPAVRDRICADAVAFARQIGYRNAGTVEFLLDQRGNHVFIEMNPRIQVEHTVTEEVTDVDLVQSQLRIASGETLADLGLSQDAIYLRGNALQCRITTEDPVNGFRPDTGVISAYRSPGGSGIRLDGGAIGAGSTVGAHFDSMLVKLTCRGRNFEAAVARARRAVAEFRIRGVSTNIPFLQAVLDDPDFRAGRVTTAFIEERPELLTARQSADRGTKLLTYLADVTVNKPNGPRPGVIDPWAKLPKLDLSTEPPAGSKQRLTELGPEGFAAWLRNEPGVLVTDTTFRDAHQSLLATRVRTKDLLQVAPYVARMNPELLSLECWGGATYDVALRFLAEDPWERLAALREAVPNLCLQMLLRGRNTVGYTPYPEAVTRAFVEEATNTGIDIFRIFDALNDIEQMRPAIEAVRETGKSIAEVSLCYTADLSDPGEQLYTLDYYLKLAEQIVGAGAHVLAIKDMAGLLRPPAAARLVTALRKEFDLPVHLHTHDTAGGQLATYLAAIQAGVDAIDGATASIAGTTSQPSLSAIVAATDHSARTTGLDLQAVCDLEPYWEAVRRVYAPFEAGLPSPTGRVYHHEIPGGQLSNLRQQAIALGLGDRFEDIEATYAAADRMLGRLVKVTPSSKVVGDLALHLVGAGVDPAEFEADPGRFDIPDSVIGFLHGELGDPPGGWPEPFRTKALSGRSAPKAVAELSDEDVEGLAGDRRATLNRLLFPAPTREFLAHRDAFGDTSVLRTKDWLYGLRPGEEYSVDLGRGVRLLITLEAIGEADERGMRTVMAVLNGQLRPIQVRDRSVAADVPAAEKADRGNSNHVAAPFAGVVTVAVAEGDSVSAGQTVATIEAMKMEAAITAPKTGTVQRLAIGSQQQVEGGDLLIVLS; this is encoded by the coding sequence ATGTTCACCAAGGTGCTCGTCGCCAACCGCGGCGAGATCGCCATCCGCGCCTTCCGCGCCGCCTACGAGTTGGGCGCCGGCACGGTCGCGGTGTTCCCCCACGAGGACCGCAACTCGTTGCACCGGCTCAAGGCCGACGAGGCGTACGAGATCGGCGAGCCGGGTCACCCGGTGCGGGCCTACCTGTCGGTCGACGAGATCGTGGAGGCCGCCCGCAAGGCCGGCGCGGACGCGATCTACCCCGGCTACGGCTTCCTGTCGGAGAACCCGGAGCTGGCCTCGGCCTGCGCGGCGGCCGGCATCACCTTCGTCGGCCCGCCGACCGAGGTGCTGGAGCTGACCGGCAACAAGGCGCGGGCGATCGCCGCGGCCAAGGCCGCCGGCCTGCCCACGCTGAAGTCCTCGGAGCCGTCCAGCGACGTGGACGCGCTGCTGGCGGCGGCCGACGAGGTCGGCTTCCCGATCTTCGTGAAGGCGGTCGCCGGCGGCGGCGGGCGCGGCATGCGCCGGGTCACCGAGCCGGCCCAGCTGCGCGAGTCGATCGAGGCCGCGATGCGCGAGGCCGAGTCGGCCTTCGGCGACCCGACCGTGTTCCTGGAGCAGGCGGTCGTGCAGCCCCGGCACATCGAGGTGCAGATCCTCGCCGACGGCGCCGGCAACGTCATCCACCTCTACGAGCGCGACTGCTCGGTGCAGCGGCGGCACCAGAAGGTGATCGAGCTGGCCCCGGCGCCGAACCTGGACCCGGCGGTCCGGGACCGGATCTGCGCCGACGCGGTGGCGTTCGCCAGGCAGATCGGCTACCGCAACGCCGGCACCGTCGAGTTCCTGCTCGACCAGCGCGGCAACCACGTCTTCATCGAGATGAACCCCCGCATCCAGGTCGAGCACACGGTCACCGAGGAGGTCACCGACGTCGACCTGGTGCAGTCGCAGCTGCGCATCGCCTCCGGCGAGACGCTGGCCGACCTGGGCCTCAGCCAGGATGCGATCTACCTGCGCGGCAACGCGCTGCAGTGCCGGATCACCACCGAGGACCCGGTGAACGGCTTCCGCCCGGACACCGGCGTGATCAGCGCTTACCGCTCGCCCGGCGGCTCGGGCATCCGGCTGGACGGCGGCGCGATCGGCGCCGGCAGCACCGTCGGGGCGCACTTCGACTCCATGCTGGTGAAGCTGACCTGCCGCGGCCGCAACTTCGAGGCGGCGGTGGCCCGGGCCCGGCGCGCGGTCGCCGAGTTCCGCATCCGCGGCGTCTCCACGAACATCCCGTTCCTGCAGGCCGTCCTCGACGACCCGGACTTCCGCGCCGGCCGCGTGACCACGGCGTTCATCGAGGAGCGGCCGGAGCTGCTGACCGCGCGGCAGTCGGCCGACCGCGGCACCAAGCTGCTGACGTACCTGGCCGACGTCACGGTGAACAAGCCGAACGGTCCCCGGCCGGGCGTGATCGACCCGTGGGCGAAGCTGCCGAAGCTGGACCTGTCCACGGAGCCGCCCGCCGGCTCCAAGCAGCGGCTGACCGAGCTGGGCCCGGAGGGCTTCGCCGCCTGGCTGCGCAACGAGCCGGGCGTGCTGGTCACCGACACCACCTTCCGTGACGCCCACCAGTCGCTGCTGGCGACCCGCGTGCGGACCAAGGACCTGCTGCAGGTCGCGCCGTACGTGGCGCGGATGAACCCGGAGCTGCTGTCGCTGGAGTGCTGGGGCGGCGCGACCTACGACGTGGCGCTGCGCTTCCTGGCCGAGGACCCGTGGGAGCGGCTGGCGGCGCTGCGCGAGGCCGTGCCGAACCTGTGCCTGCAGATGCTGCTGCGCGGCCGCAACACCGTCGGCTACACGCCGTACCCGGAGGCGGTCACGCGGGCGTTCGTCGAGGAGGCCACCAACACCGGCATCGACATCTTCCGCATCTTCGACGCCCTCAACGACATCGAGCAGATGCGGCCGGCGATCGAGGCCGTGCGGGAGACCGGCAAGTCGATCGCCGAGGTGTCGCTCTGCTACACCGCCGACCTGTCCGACCCCGGCGAGCAGCTGTACACCCTGGACTACTACCTCAAGCTCGCCGAGCAGATCGTCGGCGCCGGCGCGCACGTGCTGGCGATCAAGGACATGGCCGGCCTGCTCCGCCCGCCGGCCGCCGCGCGGCTGGTCACGGCGCTGCGCAAGGAGTTCGACCTGCCGGTCCACCTGCACACGCACGACACCGCGGGCGGGCAGTTGGCCACCTACCTGGCGGCGATCCAGGCCGGGGTGGACGCCATCGACGGCGCGACCGCGTCGATCGCCGGCACCACCTCGCAGCCGTCGCTGTCGGCGATCGTCGCCGCGACCGACCACTCGGCCCGCACCACCGGCCTCGACCTGCAGGCCGTCTGCGATCTTGAGCCGTACTGGGAGGCCGTGCGCCGGGTGTACGCGCCGTTCGAGGCGGGCCTGCCGTCGCCGACCGGCCGCGTGTACCACCACGAGATCCCCGGCGGCCAGCTGTCCAACCTGCGCCAGCAGGCGATCGCGCTGGGCCTGGGCGACCGGTTCGAGGACATCGAGGCCACCTACGCGGCGGCCGACCGGATGCTGGGCCGGCTGGTCAAGGTCACGCCGTCGTCCAAGGTCGTCGGCGACCTGGCGCTGCACCTGGTCGGCGCGGGCGTGGACCCGGCCGAGTTCGAGGCCGACCCGGGCCGGTTCGACATCCCCGACTCGGTGATCGGCTTCCTGCACGGCGAGCTGGGCGACCCGCCCGGCGGCTGGCCGGAGCCGTTCCGGACGAAGGCGCTCAGCGGCCGGTCCGCGCCCAAGGCGGTGGCGGAGCTGTCCGACGAGGACGTCGAGGGGCTGGCCGGCGACCGGCGGGCGACGCTGAACCGGCTGCTGTTCCCGGCGCCGACCAGGGAGTTCCTGGCTCACCGGGACGCGTTCGGCGACACCAGCGTGCTGCGCACCAAGGACTGGCTGTACGGCCTGCGGCCGGGCGAGGAGTACTCGGTGGATCTCGGCCGCGGCGTGCGGTTGTTGATCACGCTGGAGGCCATCGGCGAGGCGGACGAGCGCGGCATGCGCACCGTGATGGCCGTCCTCAATGGACAGTTGCGGCCGATCCAGGTGCGGGACCGCTCGGTCGCCGCCGACGTGCCGGCGGCGGAGAAGGCCGACCGCGGCAACAGCAACCACGTCGCTGCGCCGTTCGCGGGTGTGGTCACGGTCGCCGTCGCCGAGGGTGACAGCGTCTCGGCCGGACAGACCGTGGCGACGATCGAGGCGATGAAGATGGAGGCGGCGATCACCGCGCCGAAGACGGGCACCGTGCAGCGCCTGGCGATCGGCTCGCAGCAGCAGGTGGAGGGTGGCGATCTGCTGATCGTCCTGTCCTGA
- the sthA gene encoding Si-specific NAD(P)(+) transhydrogenase, which translates to MRDFDVLVLGSGPGGQKAAIATAKLGKKAAVVERRDMVGGVCIQTGTIPSKTLREAVLYLTGLNQREMYGASYQVKEDITVADLLARTNHVIGREVEVIRSQLTRNHVAMLPGMGHFLDEHTVEVVDGSGRELTVTADKIVIATGTQPARPATVDFDGRTIIDSDGILSLERVPQSMVVVGAGVIGIEYASMFAALGTKVTVVESRERMLEFCDGEVVEALKYHLRDLAVTFRFRETVAAVERHERGAIAVLESGKKIPAEVVMYSAGRQGMTETLQLDKAGLQADKRGRIEVDEYFRTSVPHIYAVGDVIGFPALAATSMEQGRLAAYHACGEPVQAMSTLQPIGIYTIPEISFIGRTEDQLTNDRIPFEVGVSRYRELARGQIIGDSYGVLKLLVSPEDRSLLGVHVFGTGATELIHIGQAVMGCGGTVDYLVDAVFNYPTLAESYKVAALDAMNKIRQIERLSQ; encoded by the coding sequence GTGCGCGACTTCGATGTGCTGGTTCTGGGCTCCGGCCCCGGTGGGCAGAAGGCCGCCATCGCGACGGCCAAGCTGGGCAAGAAGGCCGCGGTCGTGGAGCGGCGGGACATGGTGGGCGGGGTGTGCATCCAGACCGGCACGATCCCGTCCAAGACACTGCGGGAGGCGGTTCTCTACCTCACCGGACTCAACCAGCGCGAGATGTACGGCGCGAGCTACCAGGTCAAGGAGGACATCACCGTCGCCGACCTGCTGGCCCGCACCAATCACGTGATCGGCCGCGAGGTCGAGGTGATCCGCAGCCAGCTCACCCGCAACCATGTCGCGATGCTGCCGGGCATGGGGCATTTCCTGGACGAGCACACGGTCGAGGTGGTGGACGGCTCCGGGCGGGAGCTGACGGTCACCGCCGACAAGATCGTGATCGCCACCGGCACCCAGCCGGCGCGGCCGGCCACTGTGGACTTCGACGGCAGGACGATCATCGACTCGGACGGCATCCTGTCGCTGGAGCGGGTGCCGCAGTCGATGGTGGTCGTCGGCGCGGGTGTGATCGGCATCGAGTACGCGTCCATGTTCGCCGCCCTGGGCACCAAGGTCACCGTGGTGGAGTCGCGGGAGCGGATGCTGGAGTTCTGCGACGGCGAGGTCGTCGAGGCGCTCAAGTACCACCTGCGTGATCTGGCCGTGACGTTCCGGTTCCGCGAGACGGTAGCCGCGGTCGAGCGGCACGAGCGCGGCGCGATCGCCGTGCTGGAGAGCGGCAAGAAGATCCCGGCCGAGGTGGTCATGTACTCCGCCGGCCGGCAGGGCATGACCGAGACGCTGCAGCTGGACAAGGCCGGCCTGCAGGCCGACAAGCGCGGCCGGATCGAGGTCGACGAGTACTTCCGCACCTCGGTGCCGCACATCTACGCGGTCGGCGACGTGATCGGCTTTCCCGCGCTGGCCGCGACCTCGATGGAGCAGGGCCGGCTGGCGGCGTACCACGCGTGCGGCGAGCCGGTGCAGGCGATGTCCACGCTGCAGCCGATCGGCATCTACACCATTCCGGAGATCAGCTTCATCGGGCGGACCGAGGACCAGCTGACCAACGACCGCATCCCGTTCGAGGTCGGCGTGTCCCGGTACCGGGAGCTGGCCCGCGGCCAGATCATCGGCGACTCCTACGGCGTGCTCAAGCTGCTGGTGTCGCCGGAGGACCGGTCGCTGCTGGGCGTGCACGTGTTCGGCACCGGGGCGACGGAGCTGATCCACATCGGCCAGGCCGTGATGGGCTGCGGCGGCACCGTCGACTACCTGGTGGACGCGGTGTTCAACTACCCGACGCTCGCGGAGTCGTACAAGGTCGCCGCCCTCGACGCCATGAACAAGATCCGCCAGATCGAGCGCCTCTCGCAGTGA